One Rhizoctonia solani chromosome 1, complete sequence DNA window includes the following coding sequences:
- a CDS encoding bromodomain associated protein, with protein MASRSTRGMASLQDAIEKLSVREKLLLSQAIYEYGSSKWDEVSKLVVAHPLTERPNTFFSPNNCLAMYNHLMRDVGYGPSNPPPGDTTVPKAPVHKQMALHYYKHHLLDLKNLIAAEEARFKTLTVEIEEISAGKWDEKILAEINSVSPSDGFRLPSASPLPKHLTLSSEEFGQRPESPSDSQRPYSPGGRSTRDGTPVDASTPRTNPSSPAADRSKPVSTTSTGSQPRPWNSKDNKRVREMKERRAREQLGKLAPIVSEQPEPTTEDAQPETPIAETPQTPVPPSASIGLTEEPTSVTAPDSSVKPDVSISEDSQPADAEGTPVTAIESVVDMTEDIMESSQPSDDSKGTKIKRRASDVSMADVPPDPKRPRQEDTEMQDMSTDAPTQSPEPSTSHPTPVARGSAAPTPTSTSTSTAPPPSAPAPQPTAVTNKKFQNVISMVHQQIYQHRGGNIFHNPIKKSEAPDYYEIVRRPMDLKTVKSRIKDGVISSADHFKRDVFLMFANAIMYNRPGTSVNDIAAEASHGWPILTRRLITLSF; from the exons ATGGCGTCTCGATCTACTCGGGGCATGGCCTCTCTTCAAGATGCTATTGAAAAGTTATCTGTTCGCGAAAAGCTTTTGTTGTCTCAGGCTATTTACGAATATGGTTCGTCGAAATGGGATGAGGTTTCGAAGCTAGTGGTAGCCCACCCTCTCACAGAACGACCAAACACGTTCTTTTCCCCAAAT AATTGTCTCGCTATGTATAATCATCTAATGCGCGATGTGGGGTACGGCCC GTCAAACCCACCTCCTGGTGACACTACAGTTCCCAAAG CACCTGTGCACAAGCAAATGGCTCTCCATTATTACAAGCACCATTTACTAGACTTAAAGAACCTTATTGCCGCGGAAGAAGCTCGATTCAA AACTCTTACCGTTGAAATTGAGGAGATTAGTGCAGGAAAATGGGACGAAAAGATTCTGGCAGAAATCAATT CTGTTAGTCCCAGCGATGGCTTTAGGCTGCCTTCGGCATCTCCGCTGCCAAAACACCTGACACTATCATCGGAGGAGTTCGGACAGCGCCCAGAATCACCCTCTGATTCTCAGAGGCCGTACTCCCCAGGTGGACGCTCAACCCGTGACGGAACACCTGTGGATGCCAGTACACCCCGCACCAATCCAAGCTCTCCGGCTGCTGACC GGTCAAAGCCCGTTTCTACCACATCAACTGGTTCTCAGCCTCGTCCATGGAACTCTAAAGACAATAAGCGTGTGCGTGAAATGAAGGAGCGTCGGGCTCGCGAGCAGCTCGGAAAGCTCGCACCTATTGTATCTGAGCAGCCTGAGCCAACTACGGAAGACGCGCAGCCTGAAACACCGATTGCCGAGACACCGCAGACACCAGTACCTCCCTCTGCCAGCATTGGACTTACCGAAGAACCGACGTCTGTTACAGCACCTGATTCTAGCGTCAAGCCCGATGTTTCTATTTCGGAGGATTCTCAGCCAGCTGACGCGGAAGGAACGCCAGTCACCGCAATAGAGAGTGTAGTAGATATGACAGAAGATATCATGGAGAGCTCCCAACCCAGCGATGACTCCAAGGGAACTAAAA TAAAACGCCGTGCGTCGGATGTTTCCATGGCAGATGTGCCGCCAGATCCTAAACGACCCCGACAAGAGGATACCGAGATGCAGGACATGTCAACCGATGCACCAACTC AATCTCCTGAACCTTCTACTTCGCATCCAACTCCCGTCGCGCGAGGTTCAGCCGCGCCCACCCCGACATCCACCTCGACCTCTACTGCGCCGCCGCCAAGCGCTCCCGCTCCGCAACCAACTGCGGTTACCAACAAGAAGTTCCAGAATGTGATTTCGATGGTTCACCAACAAATCTATCAGCACCGTGGTGGCAACATTTTCCACAACCCTATCAAAAAATCCGAGGCGCCTGATTACTATGAGATTGTACGCCGTCCCATGGATCTAAAGACGGTCAAATCTCGTATAAAGGATGGAGTGATATCGAGTGCGGACCACTTCAAAAGGGATGTGTTTCTAATGTTCGCAAACGCGATCATGTACAACCGGCCAGGAACCAGCGTAAACGATATTGCTGCCGAGGCAAGTCATGGATGGCCGATTCTGACTCGTCGGCTGATTACCCTATCGTTCTAG
- a CDS encoding calcineurin subunit B yields the protein MGQSRSFTPFFRSLARFSRNIVESETSLTFDHAIALPPATATAASQFMDEMEKSTNFNAGELERLKRRFMKLDADGSGSIDREEFLQISQIASNPLASRMIAIFDEDGGGTVDSGVVGGLSAFSSRGGREEKLRFAFKVYDMDRDGYISNGELYLVLKMMVGNNLKDTQLQQIVDKTIMEADKDGDGKLSFEEFTAMVAKTDIVKQMTLEDLF from the exons ATGGGCCAATCACGTTCGTTTACTCCATTTTTTCGTTCCTTGGCTCGTTTTTCTCGTAATATTGTTGAGAGTGAGACCTCGCTGACATTCGATCATGCTATTGCTTTGCCCCCTGCCACTGCCACTGCAGCCTCACAATTCATGGACGAGATGGAGAAGTCCACAAACTTCAATGCTGGAGAGCTCGAGCGTCTCAAGCGCCGCTTCATGAAGCTCGACGC CGACGGCTCTGGCTCGATCGATCGCGAGGAGTTTCTCCAAATATCGCAAATAGCCAGCAATCCACTTGCATCCAGGATGATAGCCATTTTCGATGAAGA CGGTGGCGGAACTGTTGATTCAGGAGTTGTTGGAGGGTTGAGTGCCTTTAGCAGTCGAGGTGGACGTGAAGAGAAACTTCGAT TCGCATTCAAGGTCTACGATATGGACCGAGATGGGTATATCTCCAATGGAGAGCTCTACTTGGTGCTAAAAATGATGGTTGGAAACAACTTGAAG GATACTCAACTTCAGCAAATAGTTGACAAGACCATAATGGAGGCAGATAAGGATGG GGACGGAAAGCTGAGCTTTGAGGAGTTTACAGCTATGGTTGCTAAAACT GATATCGTAAAGCAAATGACTCTAGAGGATTTATTCTGA
- a CDS encoding tRNA modification GTPase MnmE yields MIKYQLRRGTSRCGSTYRKLRTHRTSTFLDLAAKSVSGAHYHSHLARSQDHGLILSPVERDTIFALSTPPGKGAVAVIRISGSRSSELYFKLLRPTTAAAHKPSIQPWKFKRYHLVDPGTEEILDDVLAVFFRSPRSFTTEDSLELHMHSSRAVISAALRVLAAQPGCRLAEPGEFTRRALLAGRIDLTQAEGLADLINAETEAQRKGAIRVAEGNSRRRFESIRNEIIRCRTLAEAIIDFGEGEEIEDGVWAQLIEQTTSLVTLIRSHLDDNRRGEILRSGVKLAIFGAPNAGKSSLLNYLAARPAAIVTPIAGTTRDVLEVSLDIGGIPVRVSDTAGLRHLLNRNDDSNIVEQIGIERAKQAVEEADIRLCVVSLEELSSAGIDGEVSALLTPDAIILFNKLDRAGPEDLGRCRLIFPNHRVWIGSVTKDTGMVSFIEGIAGLLKEKFENDNSNEEPLITHARHRTHLEAAVKYLEASLAYGPDGLVFAAEELRYASQELGKVTGDIGIEDILDVLFSKFCIGK; encoded by the exons ATGATTAAATATCAGCTAAGGAGGGGCACATCCAGATGTGGTTCTACATAT AGGAAGCTCCGAACGCACCGCACATCGACTTTCCTCGACTTGGCTGCTAAATCAGTCTCCGGTGCTCATTATCACTCTCATCTTGCACGCTCCCAAGATCATGGTCTGATTCTATCGCCAGTCGAACGTGACACCATCTTCGCTCTATCAACTCCTCCCGGAAAAGGTGCTGTTGCAGTCATACGCATTTCTGGATCTCGAAGCTCCGAGTTGTATTTCAAGTTACTCCGGCCGACCACTGCAGCTGCACACAAACCTAGCATACAGCCATGGAAGTTCAAGCGATACCACCTCGTCGACCCAGGGACCGAGGAAATTCTTGACGATGTGCTTGCTGTATTTTTCCGTA GTCCGCGCAGCTTTACTACCGAGGACTCGCTAGAATTACATATGCACTCGAGCCGTGCGGTTATCTCCGCAGCGCTCCGTGTCCTGGCTGCACAGCCTGGTTGTCGTCTGGCGGAGCCCGGTGAATTCACTCGTCGAGCACTACTGGCAGGGCGAATTGACCTCACCCAGGCCGAAGGGCTTGCAGATCTCATTAATGCCGAAACGGAAGCACAACGTAAAGGTGCAATCCGAGTCGCAGAG GGTAACTCTCGCCGTCGATTTGAATCTATCCGTAATGAGATTATCAGATGTCGCACACTAGCGGAGGCCATAATCGActttggagaaggagaagaaatcGAGGACGGCGTGTGGGCGCAAC TTATCGAACAAACAACCAGTCTCGTGACATTGATTCGTTCACACCTGGACGACAACCGACGTGGTGAAATCCTACGTTCAGGAGTTAAGCTGGCGATATTTGGAGCCCCGAATGCGGGTAAAAGCAGCCTGTTGAACTACTTGG CCGCTCGGCCTGCTGCTATTGTAACACCAATCGCCGGCACTACTCGAGACGTCTTGGAGGTTTCGCTTGATATCGGTGGAATACCTGTTCGAGTATCAGATACAGCAGGTTTGCGGCACCTTCTCAACAGAAACGACGATTCCAATATTGTGGAGCAAATAGGAATCGAGCGGGCCAAGCAAGCTGTGGAGGAAGCCGATATTCGTCTATGTGTTGTATCACTTGAAGAACTCTCGTCCGCCGGGATCGACGGCGAGGTGTCTGCTCTGCTCACACCTGATGCCATAATATTGTTCAACAAACTTGACAGAGCCGGACCGGAGGATCTGGGGAGGTGCCGTCTAATCTTTCCTAATCACCGTGTGTGGATTGGGAGCGTCACCAAAGACACCGGAATGGTGTCATTTATCGAAGGAATAGCCGGTCTATTAAAAGAAAA ATTCGAGAACGACAACTCGAACGAGGAGCCCCTCATTACTCACGCCCGTCATCGCACTCACTTGGAAGCTGCAGTGAAGTATCTCGAGGCGTCACTCGCTTATG GCCCAGACGGTTTGGTGTTTGCAGCTGAGGAGCTACGTTATGCGAGCCAGGAGCTTGGCAAGGTCACCGGAGACATAGGAATTGAAGACATCCTCGATGTATTGTTCAGCAAATTCTGCATTGGGAAATAA
- a CDS encoding BAG domain protein, which translates to MTENYDPNSVKLSLEPPYRDDNGKPIPDLRDITQDGQLVFEEKQSPSAALGPQLKRLHELITSRKREFRSITETRVLANGAGIVDSERASGTYWRRPSIFEFSSKPRKSQPTSERYDTTFRGGAIQHERSFGYAQLFARYKQPFCKRRYFYKYEPDRWNCRIWIGDYYPDCASSSDLAPSIIAPTPPQASVAVMNTQIGITTRDAGIRKAAGILRHAALSTAEEIERAGRSGTGGVAQGRHDTGYWATALRLRQACWALLPAALPPGSGSKGSNRTSKDILLGFALEGCTPPPYRRLAHGIIPTNNTQQKNQANDDKPPPLLLFPQLQNRRLRVSLRINGKKYSCPIDSQTGSPAPPGTRTGSTGQTLNNLMRDAQQEVIEHEIFQEATQARFAGILISQLSATLIELDVTQEMSLLFERVAMDEEDLDEEVTVTNPSEADVVTCMLIRQILVVLLARAHRGALLDGMSASSTTPAPNAPAAIRKQVPILGPIVSLLRYHTQGEAFQSTLHHRLDQSLALSGEALLRIEDKHLIQVTFQSPTSLKLHVVQSQITVHDHGQLGSFLRTDVAGRIVQFVQEVGKEFLKEPNKLDRISGEYDRSWFVDRLGWLVYEHLTGSARAGYTQPGLIQSIIKETTPIWRFIDTCANIDISLGVLDVLNVGAKVCACLGTTGTLIKENSSLYASKVLGEVEVISKLTAAIQSGQGKCTCLYPDHAIPACSDKDLCYFDCPGIASRWMDSAFAKKATKIAMANVFLYLSHVHHKAPRRSIRSIRSLGVGTSAAGVVHRIGLGGLSVRRIALLALKCVGLGRPDAWECLNVEEDLESCGGCAYPFFPGQKPGVDCSAIPGVEDVACLMATPTTSTTLSYLPSMLVFASPVPATFSGLGALKSRRTIERPSVEEQYFQALAEEHERAASQARQRLEEARRRQRHQREVEAQLLLQQQLAADNDACDAYAEHMHRRSQAAFIERQKRAQQQDFLRSLFEEQRRTQAERVAELHRKRVEEAKAEQERRRKVQEEAEAEQARRHLAARADDEEKLRQFFQALAIRRSSVPAPSKKAEDIPIPIRVPASAPSSPKVPERSSSPAPSVASDSSDASLNSIAQLQGKYESLRSGFTFPSNLAFAPSKGPVTPASAPTLLYNPTNAPVHAYENALTNLLTELDAVESFGDEHVRDVRRSLVKSVEAELETLEEKKRAAWRGQQETVAPTVVEPISPPAEPTLVPEPVSVSQPEADPTPRTIELGSVSTYVPTDDSSDPVSWLATRLSEAPESEDNEVKVVRENLLVSLSTPATGTLVVETQPAETQVQAGPATVDPIESEISAPQPSEPTISGMPEPSAESTSTPAESSTEPADESVPEPEVTETHTPGSLPEPTVTQLKVEQVAEQDSSSVDELSTLAPESESTLISSVGVVSEPELIAKDEETPIPTQVESTPTQPKSENESEVNAPSPIKEAASATFVHIYPDSDSDSDIDLNIDLASEIGEADKKSGDEFELI; encoded by the exons ATGACAGAAAACTATGATCCTAACTCGGTCAAACTATCGCTCGAGCCTCCTTACCGGGACGATAATGGAAAACCTATTCCTGATCTGCGAGACATTACGCAAGATGGGCAACTAGTGTTCGAAGA GAAACAGAGTCCATCTGCTGCACTTGGACCACAACTGAAACGATTACACGAGTTAATAACGTCTCGAAAGCGCGAGTTTCGTTCAATAACGGAAACTCGCGTATTGGCTAATGGCGCCGGAATCGTGGACTCTGA ACGGGCAAGCGGAACCTACTGGAGACGACCAAGCATCTTTGAGTTCAGCTCTAAACCCAGAAAGTCTCAACCAACTTCGGAAAGATATGACACAACGTTTAGA GGAGGCGCAATACAGCATGAACGCAGCTTTGGATATGCTCAATTGTTTGCTCGCTATAAACAACCTTTCTGCAAACGTCGCTACTTCTACAAGTACGAACCCGACCGCTGGAATTGCAGGATTTGGATCGGTGACTACTACCCAGACTGCGCCAGCTCCTCTGACCTTGCCCCATCTATCATTGCCCCCACCCCTCCCCAAGCATCTGTTGCTGTCATGAACACTCAGATTGGAATAACGACTCGAGACGCAGGCATTCGCAAAGCCGCAGGAATTCTCCGGCATGCTGCCCTTTCTACGGCAGAAGAAATTGAACGCGCTGGGAGAAGTGGTACAGGAGGGGTGGCACAGGGACGCCATGATACCGGTTACTGGGCCACGGCACTCCGGCTACGACAAGCGTGTTGGGCTCTACTACCCGCTGCCCTTCCTCCAGGCTCGGGGTCCAAAGGATCGAATCGAACTTCGAAAGATATTTTACTCGGATTCGCCCTGGAAGGATGTA CTCCGCCTCCATATCGCAGGCTAGCCCATGGTATTATTCCTACGAATAATACACAACAAAAGAACCAAGCCAACGACGACAAGCCTCCTCCACTTTTGCTCTTCCCCCAGTTACAAAACCGCCGGCTGCGGGTGTCACTTCGAATTAATGGGAAGAAATACTCATGCCCTATTGATTCACAGACGGGGTCTCCTGCTCCACCGGGCACCCGAACAGGATCAACCGGGCAGACGCTTAATAATTTGATGCGTGATGCCCAACAAGAAGTTATCGAGCACGAAATCTTTCAAGAGGCGA CTCAAGCTCGATTCGCCGGGATCCTTATTTCTCAGCTTTCAGCAACACTGATAGAATTGGACGTTACACAAGAAATGTCATTATTATTTGAACGG GTTGCAATGGACGAGGAAGATTTGGACGAAGAAGTGACCGTCACAAATCCTTCCGAGGCAGACGTTGTTACTTGCATGCTCATCCGACAGATACTAGTTGTTCTTCTAGCACGCGCCCATCGGGGTGCTTTACTTGATGGAATGTCAGCTTCTAGTACCACGCCCGCGCCTAATGCTCCGGCAGCTATACGAAAGCAAGTTCCAATACTTGGCCCAATCGTGTCCCTATTGCGATACC ATACTCAAGGGGAGGCCTTTCAGTCCACTCTGCACCACCGATTGGATCAGAGTTTGGCGCTGAGCGGAGAGGCACTATTGAGAATAGAGGACAA GCATCTCATTCAGGTCACGTTCCAATCCCCGACGTCACTAAAGCTACATGTCGTACAATCGCAAATCACGGTGCACGACCATGGCCAATTGGGAAGTTTCTTGCGGACGGACGTTGCTGGCCGTATAGTCCAATTCGTCCAGGAAGTAGGGAAGGAATTCTTGAAAGAGCCTAACAAATTGGACCGGATCAGTGGCGAGTACGATAGATCGTGGTTTGTTGACCGATTG GGGTGGTTGGTATACGAACACTTGACCGGCAGCGCGAGGGCTGGATATACTCAGCCTGGATTAATTCAGTCAATCATTAAGGAGACTACCCCTATTTG GAGATTTATTGACACATGTGCAAACATAGATATATCTCTTGGTGTTCTAGATGTCTTAAACGTCGGTGCCAAGGTCTGCGCTTGTCTTGGTACCACAGGCACATTGATTAAAGAGAACTCCTCTTTGTACGCGAGCAAAGTTCTGGGAGAAGTTGAAGTCATATCCAAGCTGACGGCGGCA ATTCAAAGTGGCCAAGGCAAGTGCACATGCCTATATCCCGACCATGCAATTCCAGCATGCTCAGACAAAGACCTCTGCTATTTCGATTGTCCCG GGATCGCATCAAGATGGATGGACAGTGCATTTGCAAAGAAGGCCACCAAGATTGCAATGGCAAATGTGTTCTTGTATCTCAGTCATGTTCATCACAAGGCCCCAAGACGCAGTATACGGTCCATCAGATCTCTGGGGGTAGGAACAAGCGCGGCGGGCGTGGTACACCGAATTGGGCTCGGCGGGCTCTCAGTTCGGCGCATTGCCCTATTGGCACTGAAATGTGTGGGTCTTGGCCGTCCCGATGCATGGGAATGCTTAAACGTCGAGGAAGATTTGGAAAGTTGCGGTGGATGTGCATA TCCATTTTTCCCTGGCCAAAAGCCCGGAGTGGATTGTTCTGCGATTCCAGGAGTCGAGGATGTTGCTTGCCTCATGG CCACCCCAACCACTTCAACTACACTTAGTTACTTGCCTAGTATGTTGGTGTTCGCGTCTCCTGTGCCTGCTACATTCTCTGGTCTTGGTGCTCTCAAGTCCCGACGTACTATCGAGCGCCCTTCGGTAGAGGAACAATACTTCCAGGCCCTCGCTGAAGAACATGAGCGTGCTGCCTCACAAGCCCGCCAGCGCTTAGAGGAGGCCCGCCGCCGCCAGCGTCACCAGCGTGAGGTTGAGGCCCAGCTCCTTCTGCAACAACAACTTGCTGCT GACAACGATGCTTGCGATGCCTATGCGGAGCATATGCACCGCCGAAGCCAGGCAGCTTTCATTGAACGCCAGAAGCGGGCTCAACAACAAGATTTTCTCCGTTCGCTCTTTGAAGAACAGCGTCGTACTCAGGCCGAGCGAGTTGCCGAGCTTCATCGCAAGCGCGTTGAAGAGGCCAAGGCCGAGCAAGAACGTCGTCGCAAGGTCCAAGAAGAAGCCGAAGCCGAACAAGCCCGCCGCCACCTCGCTGCCCGAGCTGATGATGAAGAGAAGCTCCGTCAGTTCTTCCAAGCTCTT GCCATCCGCCGCAGCTCTGTTCCTGCCCCCAGCAAGAAGGCCGAGGACATTCCTATTCCTATTCGTGTGCCTGCATCTGCTCCCAGTTCGCCTAAGGTCCCCGAACGTTCGTCCTCTCCTGCACCCTCGGTTGCTTCAGACTCTTCGGATGCATCTTTGAACTCGATCGCTCAGCTCCAAGGGAAATACGAGTCGCTCCGCTCTGGCTTCACTTTCCCCTCGAATCTCGCTTTCGCACCATCGAAGGGCCCAGTCACTCCTGCTTCAGCCCCTACCCTGCTCTACAACCCAACTAATGCACCCGTCCACGCTTATGAGAACGCTCTTACCAATCTTTTAACCGAGCTTGATGCCGTCGAGAGCTTTGGCGATGAGCATGTCCGGGATGTTAGGCGTTCCTTGGTAAAGAGCGTTGAAGCCGAGCTGGAGACTTTGGAAGAGAAGAAGCGTGCGGCATGGAGGGGCCAACAAGAGACTGTCGCACCAACCGTAGTCGAGCCTATCTCTCCCCCTGCTGAACCTACTCTCGTCCCCGAGCCTGTTTCTGTCTCCCAGCCGGAGGCCGACCCCACTCCCCGTACTATAGAGCTCGGGTCTGTTTCTACCTACGTTCCCACCGACGATTCCTCCGATCCTGTTTCCTGGCTCGCAACACGTCTTTCCGAGGCACCCGAATCTGAAGACAACGAAGTCAAGGTTGTCCGGGAGAATTTGCTGGTCAGCCTGTCGACCCCTGCTACTGGGACCCTTGTAGTCGAAACCCAACCTGCCGAGACCCAGGTCCAGGCTGGGCCAGCTACGGTGGACCCAATCGAGTCAGAGATTTCCGCCCCTCAACCCTCTGAGCCCACCATTTCTGGCATGCCCGAACCTTCGGCCGAATCTACTTCCACCCCCGCCGAGTCATCCACCGAGCCTGCGGACGAATCTGTCCCCGAGCCCGAAGTGACTGAGACACACAcacctggttctctacccgAACCTACTGTCACCCAACTCAAGGTAGAACAGGTTGCAGAGCAAGATTCATCATCGGTTGACGAGTTATCGACCttggctcctgagtctgAGTCTACCCTC ATATCCTCTGTCGGTGTCGTATCCGAACCCGAGCTTATTGCCAAGGACGAAGAAACCCCCATACCTACCCAAGTCGAGTCGACTCCTACTCAGCCTAAGTCCGAGAACGAGAGCGAGGTCAATGCACCTTCTCcgatcaaggaagcagctTCAGCGACTTTTGTTCATATTTATCCAGACTCGGACTCAGACTCGGATATTGATCTTAATATTGACTTGGCATCCGAGATCGGAGAGGCCGACAAGAAGAGTGGCGACGAGTTTGAGTTGATTTAG